The Desulfobacterales bacterium region ATTGACGATAATTGTATCCAGCAGGCTCAGCTCTTGCGCTTCGACCGTGCCTTCAGCTACCTGGCCTTCTTTTTCTTCACCAGCCATATTTTCCTCCTCTTAAAAAAACAGGCATTAATGCATCCGATGGGTTAATGCACATGGGTTACTTACCACCTTTATTCAGTCGGTTCCGGCGTTTCAGGGCTCGGTTCCGGGTCGGCGTTACCTTCCGGTGCAGCGGAAAGCGCTTTTAACTCATTAAGATTTTCAGTGTTGTTGATTACATCCTGAATCAGCTTGTCCAGGTCATCGTTGCCGTCGAGTTTGGTGAGCAGATCCGACAGTCGCTGCCGGGCGTCATAGAGTTTTTTTAATGGACCGACCTGTTTCAGGATGTTGACAGGATTAAAGTCATCCATGTGGTTGAACTTGAGTTCGATGTTCATTTTGCTGCCGTCATTTGTCAACTTGTTATCCACCTGACAGACCAGTCGGGGATTGATGGCGGACAATACGCCATTGAAGTTGTCACGGTCTATTTCAACAAATTTCCGATCTTTCAGTTTCGGAAGCGGTTTTTCAGGATTGCCGGACAAATCCGCCATAATGCCGGCAACAAACGGGAGTTCCTTCATTTGAATGGCATCCCCGATCTCCACGTCATAGGTAATCTGTACCCTTGGGGGCCGGATACGATCCAGCTTGTGTTGTGTGCTTTCAGCCATGGTGCTCTCCTTTCATTGTGAGGTATTGCTTGCAAATAAAATGTATCTTAATTTCCGTTTACCGTTCTTCAATTCAGGTTAGCCAACCCAAGCAGTTTGAAAATCTGCTGCAGGTCACGCTCGTCGTTGACCAGTTCCTGAAGCAACTCGGTCAGTGTCATGTTTCCCCATGAAACCGCCCGTTTTACAAGGTAGGGTGTCGGACTGTGCGGTTCGTGGATCAGAAGATAATCTGCTGCTTCAGAGAGCATTCTGTATGCGGCGGCTCGATTTCTGATAGACAAAAAAGACGGCCTTTTCCCAAGATCACTGTCTGAGTCATGTTCGCTCTGAATTTCTTCAGAATCTGACGAACTGTCCGGCTCACTGTCGCTGGTTTTTTGTTCCAGGAATGTATTTGACA contains the following coding sequences:
- the tssB gene encoding type VI secretion system contractile sheath small subunit produces the protein MAESTQHKLDRIRPPRVQITYDVEIGDAIQMKELPFVAGIMADLSGNPEKPLPKLKDRKFVEIDRDNFNGVLSAINPRLVCQVDNKLTNDGSKMNIELKFNHMDDFNPVNILKQVGPLKKLYDARQRLSDLLTKLDGNDDLDKLIQDVINNTENLNELKALSAAPEGNADPEPSPETPEPTE